Proteins encoded by one window of Enterococcus saccharolyticus subsp. saccharolyticus:
- a CDS encoding M20 metallopeptidase family protein, whose translation MKITQEIYDLLPDVTKFRRELHQIPELGLEEVQTADYLRKKLASFGITEVYPMIETGTVAVLRSVVPGKTIAFRTDIDALPVTEETGVDFASQTLGKMHACGHDGHMATMLGFAKYLSQHPEAYRGTIVLIFQPAEEGPGGAQLMIDAGLITTYNIEQIVGLHVFPDFAEGVIACRPGAMMARNGEVSIQIKGRSAHGAQPQQGADAILAASAVIQGLHSIISRNISPMESAVLTFGKISGGEAMNIIAGQVNIEGTMRAFDDAVYDRMTERIAILAKEIAKGYDCEAEVIFNHMYRVVENDAAMVTALEKVAGDAYQETPPYMLAEDFSMYQQVVPGMFFFVGTRNEAKGYIHPLHNGKMQFDEKNLLNGIACYVGLIQELTN comes from the coding sequence AAGAAATATATGATTTATTGCCAGATGTGACTAAATTTCGACGTGAATTGCATCAAATTCCTGAATTGGGATTAGAAGAAGTGCAAACTGCTGACTATTTACGCAAAAAACTAGCTTCTTTTGGCATTACAGAAGTTTACCCGATGATTGAGACAGGAACTGTTGCGGTGTTGCGGAGTGTCGTTCCTGGCAAAACGATTGCCTTTCGGACAGATATTGATGCCTTACCGGTGACGGAAGAGACAGGTGTCGACTTTGCTTCTCAAACACTTGGAAAAATGCATGCATGCGGTCATGATGGCCACATGGCGACGATGTTAGGCTTTGCCAAATATTTAAGTCAGCATCCTGAAGCCTATCGTGGGACAATCGTTTTAATCTTCCAACCAGCCGAAGAAGGGCCAGGCGGTGCTCAGTTGATGATTGATGCAGGATTGATTACAACTTATAATATTGAGCAAATTGTTGGCTTACATGTTTTTCCTGACTTTGCAGAAGGAGTCATTGCTTGTCGCCCTGGGGCAATGATGGCGCGTAATGGTGAAGTATCTATTCAAATTAAAGGGCGAAGTGCTCACGGCGCACAGCCTCAACAAGGCGCCGATGCGATTTTAGCTGCTTCAGCAGTCATTCAAGGACTGCATAGTATTATTTCTCGCAATATTAGCCCGATGGAAAGCGCAGTGTTAACTTTTGGCAAGATTAGCGGTGGTGAAGCAATGAATATTATTGCAGGCCAAGTCAATATAGAAGGTACGATGCGAGCGTTTGATGATGCAGTGTATGATCGCATGACTGAGCGTATCGCCATACTCGCAAAAGAAATTGCGAAAGGATACGATTGTGAAGCAGAAGTGATTTTTAACCATATGTACCGTGTTGTTGAAAATGACGCAGCGATGGTAACTGCTCTTGAAAAAGTAGCTGGGGATGCCTACCAAGAAACCCCACCTTATATGTTGGCTGAAGATTTCTCGATGTATCAACAAGTTGTACCAGGGATGTTTTTCTTTGTAGGTACAAGAAATGAAGCAAAAGGCTACATTCATCCTTTGCACAACGGCAAAATGCAGTTCGACGAAAAAAATCTTTTAAATGGTATTGCTTGTTACGTCGGATTGATTCAAGAATTAACTAATTAA
- the dapF gene encoding diaminopimelate epimerase, which produces MNIPFFKMQGTGNDFIVINNMELKLFGEQLAQLAKRVCQHRISVGSDAVMAVDFPEHTGDFRMRFYNADGTEAEMCGNGARCIARYAYEKGLAKEEMTIETVAGDVQAWRLDERLYKVQLNEPTTVAFDCEFSENPELVIDYVELGNPGIPHLVVHYPNLATTELADLRDLAKKLRFWEKLSKGANVNFYELTNQEVIVRTFERGVEDFTLACGTGSGSTAYALRKRQLIEQDPIVLNVLGGVLKVEVSDQALNLIGDTNIVIEGIIRDEDLVL; this is translated from the coding sequence ATGAATATCCCATTTTTTAAAATGCAAGGGACTGGAAATGATTTTATTGTGATTAACAATATGGAATTGAAACTTTTTGGAGAACAACTCGCCCAATTAGCTAAACGTGTTTGCCAACATCGAATTTCTGTTGGTTCGGATGCAGTGATGGCCGTTGATTTTCCTGAACATACAGGTGATTTCCGCATGCGTTTTTATAATGCAGATGGGACTGAAGCAGAAATGTGTGGCAATGGTGCACGCTGTATTGCGCGTTATGCTTATGAAAAAGGTCTTGCGAAAGAAGAAATGACAATAGAAACGGTTGCCGGAGATGTCCAAGCGTGGCGTTTGGATGAACGATTGTATAAAGTTCAGCTAAATGAACCGACAACCGTGGCATTTGATTGTGAATTTTCGGAAAATCCCGAACTAGTTATTGATTACGTGGAACTTGGAAATCCAGGGATTCCTCATTTGGTGGTACACTATCCTAATTTAGCAACCACTGAATTGGCGGATCTTCGTGATTTAGCCAAAAAATTGCGCTTTTGGGAAAAGTTATCTAAAGGAGCAAATGTTAATTTTTATGAATTAACGAATCAAGAGGTTATTGTGCGGACGTTTGAACGTGGTGTGGAAGATTTTACTTTAGCTTGTGGCACAGGTTCGGGTTCCACTGCCTACGCTTTAAGAAAAAGACAGCTGATTGAGCAAGATCCCATTGTTCTGAATGTTTTAGGTGGAGTCTTAAAAGTAGAAGTTTCAGATCAGGCATTAAATCTGATTGGTGATACCAATATTGTTATTGAAGGGATCATTCGAGACGAAGATTTAGTATTATAG